The genomic window TATAAAAGCAATCCACCCTTTCATCTTAATATTGTAACAGACCCGCTGTACTTTTTCTTGCCATTATTTGGCTCTATAATATAATAGTAAACCCCAACAGGCAAATCTGTTCCATTTAATTTACCGTCCCAAGGCGTGTTATAGGGCGAAGCGTTAAACACTTGCTGCCCATACCGATTAAATATAGCAATCTTGCCTTCGGTAAGTGTTTCTAGGTATTTAATGTGCCAAGTATCATTTTTACCATCGCCATTGGGGCTAAAAACATTAGGAATTAAGGGTTCTTCATGTACAGTAACGGTATAATCAAATACCAATTTGCAACTGCTAGAAGTTACCGTTAAGGTATAGCGAGTAGTTTTTTCTGGTTTAGCTATGGGGTTTGGCACATTATCGGCACTTAAACCCTCTGCCGGAACCCACTTATAAGTAAGATTGGTTCCTGTGGAAATTACATCAATCTGCTTTTGTCCGCCTTTTAAAATATCGATGTTTGCCGGCATAGTAACCAAAGGCAACTTACCTACAGCAACATTGATATTTTTTTCTTCGACACAACCTTTATTGGTAACATACGTGTATTTGATATTGAAATTACCCGGACCACTAATTTTGGGATTAAAAAGTCCGGTTGCGGATACGCCCGTTCCAGCATAGGTATATGTTCCCGAAAGATTGTTTTCGTCTTTGACCATTAGCTGGATGGGGCTATCTGTTTCGCAAAGTGGCTCTACAGCTGCAACGGTTAAATTGGCGGCAGGATAAATGCTAACTACAACTGGTGCTGTTTCTGTAAAACATACTTGCCCAGAATAGGCACGCATTACCACAGCATAGTCTGTTTTAACCGATACATTTGGATATTGATGTGTATAAATTTTACCCAGTACGGGATTGTTATCCACAGTTACAGCATTTGCTCCACCTACCTTGTAATCAAATATCCATTCTATTTTGGTCATATTTCCAAAAGCAATAGTGCTCTTGTTTTCAAACGCCACTGCTACATTGGCACATAGGTTCGCCGCATTTTTTACTTCAAAAACCGCATTGGGGTTACTGCCGCTAATAGTTACCTGTCGGCTAAAGGCAACCGTGCATCCTTGCTCCGATGTAGCCATTAACTTAACTGTATAAGTACCTGTTGCAACGTACCTATGCGTTGGATTTTGGAGGGTTTGCTGAGCCGCATCGTTTGAGCCATCTCCAAAATCCCATAACCAAGCTACAATATTGCCTTTCAACGCTGTTGCTTCATATTGTACCACATCATTTACACAAGAACCAGGATCTTTAAAAGTAACTTCTGGTGTTTCGTAAATGGTAATGGTTTTGATAAGTGTATCTGCGCAGCCACTAGAAGAAACAGAAATCAGTTTTACTTGGTAATTACCCGCAGCGCTATAAGTTGTAGTTGGCGATGTCGCAGCAGAAATGGGCTGTCCGTTTCCGAAATCCCATTTTTGGCTTGCAATGTTACTGTTTACAAAAGCATTTTTGGTTATTGAACTGGATGGTTGAGTTGATGCAAAAAGGCCCTATAGCGGTAAATTGAGATTTTGGAGCGGCCAAAACGTTAATGGTTTTAGTTACCGAAAGATTACAGCCTATAGCAGTAGTTACATTTAAAATGATCGTTTTTACACCCGGCGTAGTAAACTTATGCTTAGGGTTTTGTTGGGTAGAAGTAAAACCATCTCCAAAATTCCAGTTCCATGTTTTTATACTGCCTCCGTTTCTTGGCGAAGAGTCTGTAAATTGAACATCGGTATTTATACAGGCTTCGGTAGGTAGCGTAAAATCTGGAGAAAAGATATCGAAATTGGTTAAAATCTCTTCATCTGTAGCACAAGTTGCACCCAGTGGTTTTTCTATAACGACACGTAGTGCATAATTACCGGGGTTACAAAATTTGAAGGGGGCAACACATACTTATACAAATAATAGGTTTGCCCACCTTCTACTACAGTAGTATAAACTGGCGTATTGACAACCTGTATTTTGGCACCATTGTTTAAGTTCCATGTTAGCTTATTGGTAATATATGGCAGTTTTAAAACAAAATCAAAGTTTGTTCCCAAACAAAAATTCGTAGAAGCAATTGTTCCACCACTAGGAAAAATCTGGATATTACTTTTCAGATTTTTCAGGTCGGTGCCAGCCAAATAGGCATAAGACTCTACCTGTCCATAACCATAAGCAATTGCAACAAAGCCGCCGCTAGCAATTAACCGGTGCTGGTCTGTAGAATTGGTTACATCTACCACGGCATAACTATATTCGCCATCGGCAATAGGATTAAATTGGTTTGCAATAGCAATTCCATCTAAGGTAAAGCCAGAAATATCGGCTGTTTTAATAATGATATTTAAAAAATACTTAGAGATATTTGTATTTACGCCTGTTACGCTATTTAACTTAGAATAAACCGCAATATCTTTAAGCGTTTGCTCAATGGGGTTTAAGATGGTCATTTCGGGATCTCCCAAAAAAGGCCCACCTTGTGTTATATTGGCGGCATTTGCCAAATTGCAGGTTTGAGAAGTTTGATATTGTGCCACCGCAATTGGCGAAGTTGCTTTAATTAAATTTGGAGAACTACTATAAAATGTAACTACGCTACCTTTTCTGTATGGATTTGACAAGGCCGTACCATTGGCATTTGTTGTGCTTCCATTTACGGTAAGTGTGGTGTTGTCTGTAGAAATTATGATTTTAATGATATCGGTATTACCATTTAAAGTGTTGTAAAACGGTGCCGAAACAAAATTACGCCCCCAGGCTGTAAGCGGAAATAATTGCTGAAAAAGATTATCTCCCCCGCTCGGCGTCCTTGCATTATTGGGTTCGCAATAAGCGGCCCACGTATTTCCAGAAAACACGGCAATTGGTGCGCAGCCTGTAGTAGATCTTACCAAAGTACCAGTTAAATCATCTGTAGCTTGATACTGATATACATCGCCTTTGTTTAAGGTAATTTGAAAGGCAGTGTTGGCAGCTCTGGCTCCATCCCTATCTACTTGGGTAGGCGTAATTTCTACATTAGTGCCATCTTTTAATGCTACCACG from Pedobacter sp. SL55 includes these protein-coding regions:
- a CDS encoding gliding motility-associated C-terminal domain-containing protein, with the protein product MTKNAFVNSNIASQKWDFGNGQPISAATSPTTTYSAAGNYQVKLISVSSSGCADTLIKTITIYETPEVTFKDPGSCVNDVVQYEATALKGNIVAWLWDFGDGSNDAAQQTLQNPTHRYVATGTYTVKLMATSEQGCTVAFSRQVTISGSNPNAVFEVKNAANLCANVAVAFENKSTIAFGNMTKIEWIFDYKVGGANAVTVDNNPVLGKIYTHQYPNVSVKTDYAVVMRAYSGQVCFTETAPVVVSIYPAANLTVAAVEPLCETDSPIQLMVKDENNLSGTYTYAGTGVSATGLFNPKISGPGNFNIKYTYVTNKGCVEEKNINVAVGKLPLVTMPANIDILKGGQKQIDVISTGTNLTYKWVPAEGLSADNVPNPIAKPEKTTRYTLTVTSSSCKLVFDYTVTVHEEPLIPNVFSPNGDGKNDTWHIKYLETLTEGKIAIFNRYGQQVFNASPYNTPWDGKLNGTDLPVGVYYYIIEPNNGKKKYSGSVTILR
- a CDS encoding PKD domain-containing protein; translated protein: MEKPLGATCATDEEILTNFDIFSPDFTLPTEACINTDVQFTDSSPRNGGSIKTWNWNFGDGFTSTQQNPKHKFTTPGVKTIILNVTTAIGCNLSVTKTINVLAAPKSQFTAIGPFCINSTIQFNNQKCFCKQ
- a CDS encoding IgGFc-binding protein; protein product: MKVKFLLLLLSSLFCSGLAAKAQVTSNKGTDFWLPYAGHIDGLFSRMTLFLSSDVNTSYRIISEGKTIASGSIIANVVTPVFIDPTEHEVYIATSNVKEINKGINVSATAPISVYCVISNNARTGSTLVLPTASLEQEYYVFSQQNKGNTNNAVYSQFTVVALKDGTNVEITPTQVDRDGARAANTAFQITLNKGDVYQYQATDDLTGTLVRSTTGCAPIAVFSGNTWAAYCEPNNARTPSGGDNLFQQLFPLTAWGRNFVSAPFYNTLNGNTDIIKIIISTDNTTLTVNGSTTNANGTALSNPYRKGSVVTFYSSSPNLIKATSPIAVAQYQTSQTCNLANAANITQGGPFLGDPEMTILNPIEQTLKDIAVYSKLNSVTGVNTNISKYFLNIIIKTADISGFTLDGIAIANQFNPIADGEYSYAVVDVTNSTDQHRLIASGGFVAIAYGYGQVESYAYLAGTDLKNLKSNIQIFPSGGTIASTNFCLGTNFDFVLKLPYITNKLTWNLNNGAKIQVVNTPVYTTVVEGGQTYYLYKYVLPPSNFVTPVIMHYVSL